The Biomphalaria glabrata chromosome 13, xgBioGlab47.1, whole genome shotgun sequence sequence ACCAGGTCATAAAGAAACTTCTCCATTGAAAAGCTCAGCCTCTGACTGGTTTTGAACTTGTATTGTAACAACCACTTTATTTCCTTTTGAGACTAAACAACCTATGAGGTATTTGTTCAATGACCAATGGCCATCACAGTGACCAACCACATTTGCTTttctaaactaaaatatattagCTGTTGGACccataaaattataaacaaaaaccgagaattattttgtataaaacTAAACAATCGTTCAGAATCCAAGTACCAACTCTATGTCAGGAtgcatttattaaatgtgtGAACTAAAAAGGAACTTACATGTGCTCTGTATTTTATGCCCTCTATAAGTTGATCTTTAGTCTCTTCTATCACATTCTGAATTGAAATATCTAAAAGTGCATCTAGACAGAACTCAATGTCAAGCCCTATTGTGCTGAGCTAGAAAATCagataaaaaaagaacagcTACAGacaaatattgttatttttttaaatgtccttACTTTTTAATGAAAAGTAATGTAATTTCTAAAGATTAAAGtatacaaaaaaagttaatgaaaaagaaataccAATCAAATAGATTAACTGCATTATGGTTTACATTACTTAATTAATTGGTCGCTGTGCTAATTTAACTAaagaacatgaaaaaaaaaagattaaaaagaaCAAATGGCAACTAATctgaaaagataatttttttttgaaggaacatctttAATTTATACAATAAGATAAAACATTAGTATTTACACCATCATATTCTCAGAATAGAGGACAAGAGGAAGGCCACTGAAATCAGGGATTGGCGCGGTAAAAGCAAAAATCTTCAAGAAGAAGGTCTCCTACTTCACCCAGCCTTACATCTTGCTGCAGGCCacctgctttatttttttatacaacacCTCTATTGTTCAAATGGCAAAGTCAAGTCAAGTAATAGATACCTCCTGACAATGACCTCTGGCCAGAAGCACACAGTCAGCTATTGTACTGAGACTTGCTTTACTTTCAAACACCTGCCGTTTAAAAATGCTAACAAAAGACTGAAGCTCTTGTTTGGCCCAAATGACAAATGCTGTGAACAGAAACAAGACAAACAGTTAGCCTGAAAGATAGACATTTCAAACAGTTcattttaaacttgactttgttcATATCAGTCCTACATTATACTTTATGTATTCATAATttagtggagaaaaaaaatcattcttttgaacattttcatttataataaaaaaagcttaaattaagtCACTAAACAACCAAACAACCTGGCCAATGAActaaaaacaatataaacagTAAATAAAAGCCTAGTTACCAGAATAGCATCCATAATGTCCAGGGAATGCTTTGATAAATTCTTTGGCAGTGTCAGACAATGAAGAGTAAAAGACTCCACATAAACAACGAATGTACAGAGTTGTAGCCCCTTCAAACTTCAGTTGTCGAATGTTGTATTTGATGATGGCACTACGATTCCTCAAGAACAGCTCACAAGcctagaatttattttaaaagtgtgtcaaatattgtaaaaatcaaaactaaatgtatgaatcaaaaatataataaatttttttacaatttaaaaattagattagaAATACTAAAATCAACATTTAGAAGCCATGAATATGTTAAAAAAGTAACTCAATATTTGGAATAACTAATGTTGCATTCTGCTATTTATTTCATTGCAAAATGGAAGAACCATATAAAAATGATGCTGAAAGACTAATTACTTTTAATATAGTGCAAttaactttgatttttttttttttttttttttacatcaattcAGGTTAAGTTTATATCATTGTTTCTCAATCTCAGTGAGGGCAaagtggttgagtggtaaaggaCTTAGTTTCTCAACAAAGGGGTTTCTGATTCAAATCCTGAATTTTTAAGGaaccactgagtccacccaactctactgAGTACCTGACAATATTTGAGGAAAAATTATAGGCGGTAGGTTGCTATGTAGGGGACATGacaccgtgggccacagaaacagaggacCTTTACCTCAATATGCCcaattctaaacaaaaaaaaagtccagaTTTGTCTCTTATACCTGTGCAGATTTCCCAAGTCTGATCAGCTGAGTCACAGCCCTCCTGGCAGCTCTAGGACCACCCCTCAGAGACCTCTCAGGGGATACTTGCAGTTCATTCATCAGCCCATCAGTTAACTGTTTAACTCTGTGTTCTATCCTTGCCCTGTAAGAAGAAAAGTTACCAATGAAATCATTATAAGTGTGCTTTCAATATTGTTCACATGGTCTTCAAGTATACAGTTAAAAAGATGGTATGCtgccagcaaaaaaaaacaaaacaactattttCCTAACAATAAATGTCAGCTGAGTGGACACAGAAATAACTTTACTGAACTCTAGAATAGGAacaaattgattaaaaaaaataaaagtattgaaCACAAAATCACAAAGCAGTTTAACAAAGAGGTTGAAAGGTGAAATAGACTAGCAATTATTAATGATGATATGGattgcttaaaaaatatttttttttgcttaaatttAACTAGACTTACAAAAATGgaaatttgtataaatgtagGGGTCTTGTATTGAACTAGTCTGTGTCTAAGAAAATGGCACCAatcaataaagttataaaatATGCCTTTAGAGATAGCACATAAAGTTATAAAATATACCTTAAGAGATTGCACATTCTTTATATAAATCTGAACAATTCTAACTGATCTTCTGTTTTAAGATATAAGTGAgaagaaaaatacaaatagtGGTAACTATAATGATAGTAGTTTTAGCATTAAAAAGTCCTATGAATTTTGAAAGCTTCATCTGCTTGATCTATtctggatgaaaaaaaaatgtaatgtgaaAGATATAAAACTTCATGAGGAAATTAGAACATTAATATAGTGTAATCATTTCGAACTAGGTGATAAGGAGGACCAGGATACTTGAGGTTTCAAAGCAACTGTGACAGAAATTAACTTACGTCTTCCCAATGTAGTGTCAAACAGTAAACTTTGTTAAGTCTGAGCACACAATTCAATAAGACTTAGAACAATGTTAATTTATCCGAGTACGCGAGgatacaactttaaaaatagaaacttaCTTAAATTCTTTTAAGGCAGGACCTTTAGGACAATCAGTCAGGTAATCATaacctaaaagaaaaaaaataataaaatagatgaAGGAATGAGTGAAATTTGATATGCCATTTTTTCCCTACCATTTagcatttaacatttttttaaatgcaagataaatgaaatttcataatattaaattattttttttttattttgtaacatcCAAGATTTTTGTTTATACATTTGTGCTATCAATTTCTTAAATGAAATTtcataatattaaatttttttattttgtaacgtCCAAGATTTTTGTTTATACATTTGTGCTAtcaatttctttaaatttaatgtagatCAACAGCTCCTTCAAAATTTCTTTGGGCTATGTACATATCCAGTCTGAATATGACCTTAGGAATGGATAATTGAAACTGATAATAGTGTCAACATCTTGAGTAGAATCCCGTTATACAAAATTGAAGTGATCCTTGACATTATCCTGATGCATTGAAGCTTTTATgttgtgcaaaaaaaaattaaataaatatgatgCTAGAAACTGGTAAGTTTAAGTATTAGTAATAAAAACACAACCTACATACATTGAACTCTTTGTCTGGCAGTTGATAGATCTAGGTTATGTTAACATAGTAAATAGATATGGGCCCCAAGAGATCAAAATTATTTCAATGCTAGGTgcagatctcacctttttctaCTAGATCCACAGCTCCTTCAAAATTTCTTTGGGCTATGTACATATCCAGATCTTCAGGCAGCTCCTGCAACCAATCAGCTGACAGATAATCTCTATCCACAGACTCCTCTTTATCATCAGTAAAACCTAAATTATAACATAAACAAATGTTTGGCTTAACAATGGAAATATcaacaagataaatattttacaaaaaaaaaaaaaagtttaaaaataaagataacaAGACACAAATACtaatgaaataaacattatacaaaaattGTTGAGCATCTGAGTCAAATGAAAGAAGATAAAGACAAAAGATATAATCATCTAAATGAGCAAAACTGAGAAGTTATTGTGTTATTGAGAACTTTACTGTGTTAGCAACTTTTGTACAATTCTGAAGAAATGTAGATGAACTTTATGCATGTTTTTAGGACCATAAAAATccttaactccccccccccccaatcctatTCCTTATCATTATTATAATAGGTTTTTGTAACGATTTTAAAACATAGGCTTGAGTAAATGGATGGGTTAAACATGGGTTAGTTTAAATCTTATTCATCTAGCTGCTTATTAATAAGCTGTACAAAGTTTGTCATGAGTGCCACGGGAATGTAGCAAGCTGTTCTACTCACCGATTATGGATTATTATAACTAGGATAGAAGTTAAGCTATTATATAATCAGCACTCCTTCATAACTAAGTTACTTCAAGTTAATTTGCACTTctgtatttataaaatttagtGCAATGGTTCGTGGAGCTCATACTTTTGGACAAATCTGCTTCTCCTGGTGACGCTAAGGCAGCTTGTAACTGTTGCTCGGCTAACCTCATTGCAGCTTCTTTCTTTTGCTTGTCTCTtaaagctttctttttctttgtgtcttccAGGGCATCAAGCCATTGACGCTGGAATTAATAAACAGAAAAAGAAGTTTTTAGCAATTTAGATatcaacaaaatatatattatcaaatatacaaaaatactttGTTATGGTTGTGTTTTATGACACAAGGGCACTATTCACCATGTTGAGTCGATatagattttcttttaaaagctAGCCCCTACTTCTTTCTAAAATGAAAAACTTTTGAttactgtatttaaaaaaatcctgatgcatactataataaaaaaaaatccagatgcATCTTGAATAACATATTGGTTTCATTTTTGCCACCATTCACactattaaaaataatcttatatGTAAATTTGCATGATGTTTAAATCACCCCTTTTGAAAGTTCCCttgattatttaaatttttcattCTCCTCTGTGTGAACTTAATTACTGTTCCTTTGTGCTTGACATTTTTTGAGACAAGCACATAATATAAGTAGAAATGTCAAACTTTATGTAGATTAACCATTTCAAGATAAAAATATCAATAGGAAAATGACTATGTTTAATTCATAGTCTCCAAGTCTTAATCTAGtttactaatttatttttattgtaaaatacGTTTCTAACTCTGAGGTATTTCtagcaatttttaaaacattaaagatAAAAGTCATAACATACGACAATGTGTAGTGACAAAAGATGCCAACTAAATACAAATCTAAGTTTACACATCTAAGCAATGTCCAGTTTAGATTAAGACTCACCTTGGCCTTTGCAGTATCAGTCTGATACATGTGGGATTCAGGGAAATTCAAGATTTTAAAGCCGTTTTTCACAGGACCAGTGTCTCTCACATTGACAACTGCCAAACCATCCAGCTCATACAAACCTTGGAAGCGATATCTCATTGGCCCTCGTctgtgtggggaaaaaaaaacatcatcacATTACTTAATGTTATAATTCATGTTTAGCACTAACTTTATTTTGGATGTCAGCATAATAATTTCTTAagtgagaaataaaaaaggcaGCGAAACAAAAAGAGTATACTTTTATCAGATGTTGACAAAAGAATAtatactttctttcttttatttatacaaGCTTTGAGTCAGATAATTTACATAGATAATTGTCATGTGAGTTTTCTGcaagttttatatttataaaaaaaaatatataattcagGTTTTCAATTGACTTGTGCCTATTGCAAAGAAGTTAATTACATACATAAACTAAAGTATACAGGAACTGGAAAGAGTAAAAGTAAACCTGTACAAAACATTTTCGGATCAATTTGAGTGTAACAttattaagaaataaatttatctaATTAATGCTATTGTACACAAAGTTATGTGGATTGAACATCAACAAAACATTATGTCATATAATATGCTTAACATTATAAATTATACCTGTGTGGTATCCAGGTGGCTATCATCAGACTGTCATTCAAGAGGAAGGCATGAACTCTCTGGATCTGAGCATGGGTCTCTGCGTCAAGCTCCACCAGATCACCATCATGCACTAACTGTCTGCCAGGGGCATCAACTACACTCTAGCATTATGAAAAATTTTTTATtcagtaaataaaaattaaaataataataaaaagtgaTTAAAGCTATAATTAAACAGTTgtacaaaaaattataataccGAGCAACCTTCCactttttctaacaaaaatgCCAAGTTGCGCCTATTTTCCTCCTCAGGGTTAGTTTTCTCTTCTTCCTCTCCTTTGAGACCTTGTATAATGgctaaataaaaagttaaatcaaatgaaaaaatCTTTAAATGTAAACTATGTATATAGTTCTTATATTTCTAAATGGTTTGGTGGGGTTTTTAAGACTGAAATATAAGCAAGTTATGctagttaactttttttttctgattaactaaaatttaatagtTATTAAATCTCTTTTATGATTACCTCTATCACTAACTAGAGAGAGTTCCATC is a genomic window containing:
- the LOC106050304 gene encoding exocyst complex component 8-like; this translates as MTDGLARILSKPTYESEQFVAKLSANGEDALLEMKSKIHMLNDETAQALKKNVFKNYSQFIETAREISILEGEMYQLSHMLSDQKSEMTKMMELSLVSDRAIIQGLKGEEEEKTNPEEENRRNLAFLLEKVEGCSSVVDAPGRQLVHDGDLVELDAETHAQIQRVHAFLLNDSLMIATWIPHRRGPMRYRFQGLYELDGLAVVNVRDTGPVKNGFKILNFPESHMYQTDTAKAKRQWLDALEDTKKKKALRDKQKKEAAMRLAEQQLQAALASPGEADLSKSFTDDKEESVDRDYLSADWLQELPEDLDMYIAQRNFEGAVDLVEKGYDYLTDCPKGPALKEFKARIEHRVKQLTDGLMNELQVSPERSLRGGPRAARRAVTQLIRLGKSAQACELFLRNRSAIIKYNIRQLKFEGATTLYIRCLCGVFYSSLSDTAKEFIKAFPGHYGCYSAFVIWAKQELQSFVSIFKRQVFESKASLSTIADCVLLARGHCQELSTIGLDIEFCLDALLDISIQNVIEETKDQLIEGIKYRAHDDVWRPMNHLTQADCDKYIADVATTGYDLTPYIFDKCFIAITMNSIQFSKVIVTFAEDLLKLHSSEQEDSSADVITTVFKAQITHIEHSLQSEQLKKEHVLILKNAQFLLEVVMDKIKTLYTKYNVPFPVKLQHLSSHYRKLKASK